Proteins from a single region of Esox lucius isolate fEsoLuc1 chromosome 13, fEsoLuc1.pri, whole genome shotgun sequence:
- the prdm12b gene encoding PR domain zinc finger protein 12b isoform X1, producing MGSVLPAEALVLKSGFKQSLSLSEIITSDILHSFLYGRWRNVLGEHLLEEKINVCPKTAFTAEVLAQSFSGEVHKLSSLVLPSEVIIAQSSIPGEGLGIFSKTWIKAGTEMGPFTGRVISPEHLDLFKNNNLMWEVFNEDGTVRYFIDASQEDHRSWMTYIKCARNEQEQNLEVVQIGSSIFYKAMETIPPDQELLVWYGNSHNTFLGIPGVPGMEEDQQKKSKTGRVEPDYSLSPSQDEFHICDGSTSSSSALPTTASRMRCVICHRGFNSRSNLRSHMRIHTLDKPFVCRFCNRRFSQSSTLRNHVRLHTGERPYKCHVCQSAYSQLAGLRAHQKSARHRPSSTGGVVVGIHQAHSPPPPQMTSMAHPASLVHHIPTMVL from the exons ATGGGTTCCGTGTTGCCCGCTGAAGCATTGGTGCTGAAATCTGGATTTAAACAGagtttgtctctgtctgaaaTAATCACCTCCGACATACTCCATAGTTTTCTCTATGGTAGATGGAGGAACGTTCTTGGGGAACACCTTTTGGAGGAGAAGATAAACGTATGTCCCAAAACAGCCTTCACAGCAGAGGTCCTCGCGCAGTCATTCTCTGGGG AAGTTCACAAACTATCAAGTCTTGTGTTGCCAAGTGAAGTGATAATTGCCCAGAGCTCAATCCCTGGCGAAGGCCTAGGAATCTTCTCGAAGACCTGGATCAAAGCTGGAACCGAGATGGGGCCTTTCACTGGCCGTGTCATCTCGCCCGAGCACCTGGATCTCTTCAAGAACAACAATCTCATGTGGGAG GTGTTCAATGAGGATGGTACCGTGCGATACTTCATTGATGCCAGTCAGGAGGATCACCGCAGTTGGATGACCTATATCAAATGCGCCCGCAACGAGCAGGAGCAGAATCTGGAAGTGGTCCAGATTGGCAGCAGTATCTTTTACAAAGCTATGGAG ACCATTCCCCCTGACCAGGAGCTTCTAGTGTGGTATGGAAACTCCCATAACACATTCTTGGGGATTCCCGGAGTTCCAGGAATGGAGGAGGACCAGCAGAAAAAGAGCAAAACCG GTAGAGTTGAGCCTGACTATTCTCTGTCGCCCTCTCAAGATGAGTTTCACATTTGCGATGGctccacctcctcatcctccGCCCTGCCCACCACTGCCAGCCGGATGCGCTGTGTCATCTGCCACCGCGGCTTCAATTCGCGCAGCAACCTGCGGTCTCACATGCGCATCCACACGCTGGACAAGCCCTTCGTGTGCCGCTTCTGCAATCGCCGCTTCAGCCAGTCGTCAACCCTGCGCAACCACGTGCGTCTGCACACTGGCGAGCGGCCGTACAAGTGCCACGTGTGCCAGAGCGCTTACTCTCAGCTGGCCGGACTGCGCGCACACCAGAAGAGCGCCAGGCACCGGCCCAGCAGTAccgggggggtggtggtggggatcCACCAGGCGcactcccccccacccccccagatGACCTCAATGGCCCACCCCGCCTCTCTTGTCCACCACATACCTACAATGGTTCTGTGA
- the prdm12b gene encoding PR domain zinc finger protein 12b isoform X2, producing the protein MGSVLPAEALVLKSGFKQSLSLSEIITSDILHSFLYGRWRNVLGEHLLEEKINVCPKTAFTAEVLAQSFSGVHKLSSLVLPSEVIIAQSSIPGEGLGIFSKTWIKAGTEMGPFTGRVISPEHLDLFKNNNLMWEVFNEDGTVRYFIDASQEDHRSWMTYIKCARNEQEQNLEVVQIGSSIFYKAMETIPPDQELLVWYGNSHNTFLGIPGVPGMEEDQQKKSKTGRVEPDYSLSPSQDEFHICDGSTSSSSALPTTASRMRCVICHRGFNSRSNLRSHMRIHTLDKPFVCRFCNRRFSQSSTLRNHVRLHTGERPYKCHVCQSAYSQLAGLRAHQKSARHRPSSTGGVVVGIHQAHSPPPPQMTSMAHPASLVHHIPTMVL; encoded by the exons ATGGGTTCCGTGTTGCCCGCTGAAGCATTGGTGCTGAAATCTGGATTTAAACAGagtttgtctctgtctgaaaTAATCACCTCCGACATACTCCATAGTTTTCTCTATGGTAGATGGAGGAACGTTCTTGGGGAACACCTTTTGGAGGAGAAGATAAACGTATGTCCCAAAACAGCCTTCACAGCAGAGGTCCTCGCGCAGTCATTCTCTGGGG TTCACAAACTATCAAGTCTTGTGTTGCCAAGTGAAGTGATAATTGCCCAGAGCTCAATCCCTGGCGAAGGCCTAGGAATCTTCTCGAAGACCTGGATCAAAGCTGGAACCGAGATGGGGCCTTTCACTGGCCGTGTCATCTCGCCCGAGCACCTGGATCTCTTCAAGAACAACAATCTCATGTGGGAG GTGTTCAATGAGGATGGTACCGTGCGATACTTCATTGATGCCAGTCAGGAGGATCACCGCAGTTGGATGACCTATATCAAATGCGCCCGCAACGAGCAGGAGCAGAATCTGGAAGTGGTCCAGATTGGCAGCAGTATCTTTTACAAAGCTATGGAG ACCATTCCCCCTGACCAGGAGCTTCTAGTGTGGTATGGAAACTCCCATAACACATTCTTGGGGATTCCCGGAGTTCCAGGAATGGAGGAGGACCAGCAGAAAAAGAGCAAAACCG GTAGAGTTGAGCCTGACTATTCTCTGTCGCCCTCTCAAGATGAGTTTCACATTTGCGATGGctccacctcctcatcctccGCCCTGCCCACCACTGCCAGCCGGATGCGCTGTGTCATCTGCCACCGCGGCTTCAATTCGCGCAGCAACCTGCGGTCTCACATGCGCATCCACACGCTGGACAAGCCCTTCGTGTGCCGCTTCTGCAATCGCCGCTTCAGCCAGTCGTCAACCCTGCGCAACCACGTGCGTCTGCACACTGGCGAGCGGCCGTACAAGTGCCACGTGTGCCAGAGCGCTTACTCTCAGCTGGCCGGACTGCGCGCACACCAGAAGAGCGCCAGGCACCGGCCCAGCAGTAccgggggggtggtggtggggatcCACCAGGCGcactcccccccacccccccagatGACCTCAATGGCCCACCCCGCCTCTCTTGTCCACCACATACCTACAATGGTTCTGTGA
- the prdm12b gene encoding PR domain zinc finger protein 12b isoform X3 produces the protein MGSVLPAEALVLKSGFKQSLSLSEIITSDILHSFLYGRWRNVLGEHLLEEKINVCPKTAFTAEVLAQSFSGEVHKLSSLVLPSEVIIAQSSIPGEGLGIFSKTWIKAGTEMGPFTGRVISPEHLDLFKNNNLMWEVFNEDGTVRYFIDASQEDHRSWMTYIKCARNEQEQNLEVVQIGSSIFYKAMETIPPDQELLVWYGNSHNTFLGIPGVPGMEEDQQKKSKTDEFHICDGSTSSSSALPTTASRMRCVICHRGFNSRSNLRSHMRIHTLDKPFVCRFCNRRFSQSSTLRNHVRLHTGERPYKCHVCQSAYSQLAGLRAHQKSARHRPSSTGGVVVGIHQAHSPPPPQMTSMAHPASLVHHIPTMVL, from the exons ATGGGTTCCGTGTTGCCCGCTGAAGCATTGGTGCTGAAATCTGGATTTAAACAGagtttgtctctgtctgaaaTAATCACCTCCGACATACTCCATAGTTTTCTCTATGGTAGATGGAGGAACGTTCTTGGGGAACACCTTTTGGAGGAGAAGATAAACGTATGTCCCAAAACAGCCTTCACAGCAGAGGTCCTCGCGCAGTCATTCTCTGGGG AAGTTCACAAACTATCAAGTCTTGTGTTGCCAAGTGAAGTGATAATTGCCCAGAGCTCAATCCCTGGCGAAGGCCTAGGAATCTTCTCGAAGACCTGGATCAAAGCTGGAACCGAGATGGGGCCTTTCACTGGCCGTGTCATCTCGCCCGAGCACCTGGATCTCTTCAAGAACAACAATCTCATGTGGGAG GTGTTCAATGAGGATGGTACCGTGCGATACTTCATTGATGCCAGTCAGGAGGATCACCGCAGTTGGATGACCTATATCAAATGCGCCCGCAACGAGCAGGAGCAGAATCTGGAAGTGGTCCAGATTGGCAGCAGTATCTTTTACAAAGCTATGGAG ACCATTCCCCCTGACCAGGAGCTTCTAGTGTGGTATGGAAACTCCCATAACACATTCTTGGGGATTCCCGGAGTTCCAGGAATGGAGGAGGACCAGCAGAAAAAGAGCAAAACCG ATGAGTTTCACATTTGCGATGGctccacctcctcatcctccGCCCTGCCCACCACTGCCAGCCGGATGCGCTGTGTCATCTGCCACCGCGGCTTCAATTCGCGCAGCAACCTGCGGTCTCACATGCGCATCCACACGCTGGACAAGCCCTTCGTGTGCCGCTTCTGCAATCGCCGCTTCAGCCAGTCGTCAACCCTGCGCAACCACGTGCGTCTGCACACTGGCGAGCGGCCGTACAAGTGCCACGTGTGCCAGAGCGCTTACTCTCAGCTGGCCGGACTGCGCGCACACCAGAAGAGCGCCAGGCACCGGCCCAGCAGTAccgggggggtggtggtggggatcCACCAGGCGcactcccccccacccccccagatGACCTCAATGGCCCACCCCGCCTCTCTTGTCCACCACATACCTACAATGGTTCTGTGA